cacgggcattggtacgtggggttttactggcgagattagatcctatgtttgagaagaagtcgtttatcttgttagctgtgtcagtgggatgcagtggtgtttcatgaggattagttagaacaatattcttggtttttttcagtttgtgggtccccagaatctgggaaactgttttccaggtctttttttatatctcctattgtgtcagtgaatctgctggagtagtacagttgtttggctttattaatttggtgagaattgttgaatattgtttaagaatatctttgtatattaagccctgtctatattgcttgtttcttatcaatggatttcagaatgctgctggttagaaATGGGCAAcaaagccgtttattcgtgatctgcttcgtttttataggacaatgtttgttgtataatctaagtattttgttaagaaaaatgtctgtccaaacgtcaataccattggcattggagaattctgtaggccagtcaacagtctctaggtctgctgtgaaattccttattgaggcctcgtaatggagtctaaatgaaactttgttgtattcgggtggtggcttactaatgtttgttaagaggaaggttgagtagtggtcagtagtgctgtctgtgattatccctgatttaagggggggctagtatattggtccatatgtggtctattatggttgcacttgtctcagtcagcctggttggtttagttattgttggtatgagaagtgtgttgttcatattgttgatgaaatcagttacagtctgatcatctggtaggccaaggttgatactgaagtctccagctaagagaaggtggtgcttgttcatttgtctgtttgttattagtaactttagattctcactgaagtttgggatgtttgtgtggggtatccggtatatggcaccgattgttataggcgtcttgaggttttttacagaaaaattagcaaaaatgtattccccatattcatcacaaaagcaattagtgctaatacaagatagctggttagagtaatagattgcagtaccacccccaacttggtatggtctgcagttgtggattcctgtgtatcctggtagagggtagatatcaattgtgtcctgcttaagccaggtctcagtaagaataatgcaggagaagggtgtctttagtgactcaaggagtgccaggaggtcatcatagtgtttgcttaaggacctgatgttgtagttaagaaatGATAGACtatgagcagtgttcaggatagtgctggcttgtgatgctgtgtaataaaggcagttactttccaataagttttgattgtgtgttagattatggaggtttagatcagggtcaacgtgatcattcatcttttaggtttaaatattggttgtttatatcctgtattatgtggtgagttctaatactgatttctgtagtggtgggaggtttggataagtatatcgctaaagcactttggtcatatagagtatagtcactaataaacataatgaaattgatattgtctatgtgttgtgctagaatgagctaaagtacaactaggtataaactaatactataaaaaaaaaattacaagtggcaccagactcactcttgtaattgcactaaggtctaatataatgaatttagtgttgtctatgtattgagctagaatgagctaaagtacaactaggtataaacttataatataaaaatgcaaattaaaatggtacttgcaattgcactagtgtctgatacaggttgttaacaagaacaattgcaccagggtctgatataggttgttaacaagaacaattgcactagggtctggtataggttgttaacaagaacaattgcactagggtctgatataggttgttaacaagaacaattgcactagggtctgatataggttgttaacaagaacaattgcactagggtctgatataggttgctaacaagaacaattgcactagggtctgatataggttgttaacaagaacaattgcactagggtctggtataggttgttaacaagaacaattgcaccagggtctgatataggttgttaacaagaacaattgcactagggtctgatataggttgttaacaagaacaattgcactagggtctgatataggttgttaacaagaacagtTACACtagggcagtggttcccaaactgggggtaaattaccccctgggggtaatttaaccatttttggggggtaatggaagggggccagaaaaaaagttatgaattctgaaaatcaagaaaacaatgcggtacccggtatgaggattattgttaactttgtcttagtatataaagttgtaaagtaaacctattataagtaagtaataaagttaaaccaaataacaataaacatcaaaaactaatatacagtattagaaaagaagaaatatatagctaagtgtgtggaaacccaaaagtattttgacaagtatgcttcaggacaaaagtcactcagtagcccagatcgacctgtccagtacgcgtcactcacttcctgaggctgcctctatttcacactgtcagtttatctgtgagcatcagccgaggtagacataagctggtatgtatgtgtactgccctgtgcagtatatagttagtatttacccactgttactgtgaatttgtagctattattaattttatatataatgtatgtgtggttcttacgttttcaatggttttgctaggattagcagagtatgcgaggctgtatacgttcacgtttagccatatatatcaataataacaacattttgtgaaaggggtaacatgctttatgtggcatgctaaattgggtaacaagctgaaaaagtttgggaaccactgcactagggtctgatataggttgttaacaagaacaattgcactagggtctgatataggttgttaacaagaacaattgcactagggtctgatataggttgttaacaagaacaattgcactagggtctgatataggttgttaacaagaacaattgcactagggtctgatataggttgttaacaagaacaattgcaccagggtctgatataggttgttaacaagaacaattgcactagggtctgatataggttgttaacaagaacaattgcactaggttctgatataggttgttaacaagaacaattgcactagggtctgatataggttgttaacaagaacaattgcactagggtctgatataggttgttaacaagaacaattgcaccagggtctgatataggttgttaacaagaacaattgcaccagggtctgatataggttgttaacaagaacaattgcaccagggtctgatataggttgttaacaagatcaagagtataactagatttaaattgacaaaataaaattcacaaattaaagtaccaaaagaataataagtaaaaaataacaatggcagtgacttggttataatatgatagtaagatggtagacaggtacacaggtacacaggtacacaggtacacatgtacagatgtacacaggtacacaggtacacaggtacacatgtacagatgtacacaggtacacaggtacacatgtacagatgtacacaggtacacaggtacacaggtacacaggtacacaggtacacaggtacaaaggataatataaaggttggagttgaatatacaaacttgaaaatttggcaacaaaatgttatgggaagtataaaataatgtttaatgtacaaaagtaaaattgactggtagtaaatatggtgtttaataaaattttagtaagtaataatgattacaaaaaaagttaattagcaaaaaaaaaaagtgaaaaagtaatgtttatttcaagtattaaattttaagaagagttatttggattcaatattgcactggtagttatactagaggttaatTGGCAGTataaggtaattaagagtactctaagatagtaaatgtggtattaaaacaggttatggtaattagacaagtaatggtaattaaatataaaaaatgttaagagtaaattgtactgatagtaaaaatggtaattaattattaattttagtaagtaatatcaattaatagtatttaaaaaaatatgaggtagtaatatggacagagaaagtatcaattcagctaatatttaagcaaacaatagtaaatatgaaaattacataaggtgacttatgcttactagtaaaatcacaaaatgaggtagttgattatttaaatactaagagattgcactatgaaatttgaacaataatggagcaaaacatacactacactacttaggcttttaagttggacattgtttagttattctctgtaagattagtatccctgagaaatcgtgatagatcattctcgttcgtgattgtgtacagttgacctacatttgttttcctaacaagaattttcccatcccgtgtgaagcattggtgtattgtgtcgttattctcccgcttaagttttctgactctatacaggaggttctgacgttttttggtaagacactcgtttatgtatacctctttctttactttaatagatgcaattattaagtcttttttcctgtcatgtgagtggaatctaagcataacactttttctaccatgggatcctagtaacctggcttcctttatttctgactctggtactgtaacttttgtttggtcctttatgatctggagagtaatttctttactgttcgtttggttcatatcactgggaaaaagtggactgttaactattactgcatccgatagtttatcttgctcagttttatcttcttggagagcaaagtagtcactgaactggttatctaagttgttcttccattcttttactgcttcttcaacctttgtattaagagatattatttattctgtatggctatctatgactgtttggatggtcttgccacagttagtcattcccggtgttgataacttttgttcaagactgaggattttgttctcaagttgtgtcatcctggtgtcttgttttgttagcgtctctcgaagattcatattttcaataactaaggtggagatgcatgactttagggtatctggatcgttggtcatacctgagagactacttggtaggttgaatccggggaagagaggggaggatgggctggtggcagccatgtttgttgttattgttgtggtgttgccttgagtggtggtgagtggggtggtagcTGGGCcagcgtcctcctggctacacttgttgaatagttgatttttcggtgttttcttgctgtccttggtgctgtttcctctgagattgaacctcataatactacaggaattgttgtaattaagaagttgtagttatacaaagcttagggttacgttgttcagCTGGCAGTGGGGTGTTGCTTTGGGTTTGAGGGCAGTCTACCTTTGaactctattattttcgatttgtaggtttcactgttggtaatctttggtcattctgggtgctacgttgggtagtgcagttttgcttgtaactaggtcatcatagaagcattggtggctctgatagttggagaaaagtcggaccgaaacgtcgtcgtaagctcctctcttctatgtgcgggttatttgtgtattgacttagacattccataacaatgaccCGGGCacacttccttctctctcttactctgtCTCTTtattatctctgtctgtctctttgtctctgtctgtccgtctgtctgtctgtctgtctgtctgtctctctctctctctctctctctctctctctctctctctcttgattgGCTGTGGTTACATCGATACAGAACTCTAGTGGATTTGCGAGACATGATATACTCTGTCTAAAACATTTTTGGTTTTCGTTTATGAACCTGCTCCTTTTCAGGTGCTTTCACCATAATCTTACatattatgttagtaatattGGTTCATGAATTAATTCTCCTTGTTTGTCATCGATTTACTGTTTTTTCACATCTACAGCGACTGCCATGTTTCAGCTGATTTGCTGAAGATCGTGGCTGGTGGTTCTCACAGTTTTGTTCCCTCTTTCATAACCCATGAAGAAATGTTCTTTGGTCCGATTACTTTCAAGATTTTAGTTCACTcaacagtttcttcacctcttgtCCTGTTGTGTCTTGCATCCAGCACTCACAAGTGCACTCCTTCTCTCTGAATCTCTGGTAATGCTCCTGTTTCCATTGAGAATCCCTCCTTAAATCTTTTTTTTAGATCCTCGCAAAATTTCTTCCCTTCTTAAGtgttattacctggtccttcactaCACATTATGATGTGAGTGTATTGCAAATGTGGCTCAGGTTTGACTTCCGATGCTGAAATTCTGAAGCTCTCGTTCAGTTTCTTTTCTTTCTCATGCATATTCTTGTCTGGCTCTTCTGTTCGCTTCAGTAATCTGCAGCGTTTTTTACTCTATGTATTTCTTCCAGGCTTTTGCACTTTTGACTTTTGTCTTTTTGTATCACCAATTGAACcatgcttcttctgcttctgtgTATGAATTTCTTTTCTGTCTCCAGGCATTTTCCAGCTACATACTCTATTATTTTGTTCTCTTTCTTTCCATATAACTTCCTTTTCCATGGCATTCCATTTAAAAACTGTCTCATGCTTGAAGTCAGGTTTGTCTCTGTCCTTCTGTTATGTATTTCTTTGCGCGTTCAGTTCCCTTCAGATATTCAAACCTTAGTACTATATGGTAGCTAGCGCTAAATGACTTCTCAAGCTCAATGTTCCATACATTGAAGTCACGTAAGGTGAATATCAGTTTTGCTAGTTCGTCGCCTCTTCTTTAGCTAGGTTTGGTTAggaaaggtttgtcaggaaacaggttaagtgtttcctgacgcgagtcttagtcatatgacgacccgTTGCTTAAGcgtttggtcatgtgaccgatgccttccgctggcttaccaatccaaccctttaaaaattagagTTTTAAGTCCCCCTCTCTAGCTGTGTTCCTGATATGCTGAATCATGAAGGTTTCTTTAGCCGTCTCCAACAACTTAGCTCTCCACGTTTCTGATCCatcatgtggctccagattctaCCACTCTAGTTTCTTGTGATTGGGATCTTCAGAGATTAATAGTTTTGCATTGCCTGTGTGGGATCTTGTAGCCACCTCGGCTGTCGTGTCCACTAATGCTTTTCTGTTGTTGTCATATTGAGGTCTTGGTTGTACATCACTGTTGTCACCACTTTGGGTCTCTTAGTTTTAGGCATCTTTTGTATGTAGTCATTTGATCACTCTCCATTTATTCCAGTCATCTCATAAAATTCACTGGTTCCTGATTAGCAAtgcttctcctccatctcctctgtttccttcgTCTTTATTTCATAGTTTGATATCTTACTGGATAGATCGTATCTGTTATCACCTATGTAAGACTTATTACTGCTGGTGCTATGATATCTATTGATGCCTTGACTATCTGCTGTCTTCATTCATCACTATTGCTTGTTCTCCTATCTCCATTTACATTTCTCACTTGTAGTTTCCTTTTTGTTATTTTGCTCTGTTTTATGGATTTCTGTTCATCTGATCTATGTCCTTGTGCCAGGAGGAGGGTAGGTTTATGTGTAGGGGGAAGATTGAGGATGTGGATAAGGGTAGTGTGAAAATGGTTGTTGCATTGGAAGGAGCTGATATAATGGATATGGGTAAGGGAAGATGGGAAACAGAGGTAGATGGGATTGGGGGTTGAAATGGATGATTGTGAGAAAGGTTTCTGTGTTGGTATGGATAAGGAATTAGGGTGTAGGTGCTGGAAGATGGCACAGAGTGTTTTGAAATATTGTCTTTCAGTGGGAATTTGGCTTGCGCTTGAAGAACTGTGTGGGGGGGCTAAGCTTGGTGCTCCCCATGAAGTTGAACTTCCAGATGGCGGGGCTGAGCTTCCACATGGCGGGGCTGGGCCTCTACATGGCAGGGCTGAGCTTCCACATGGcggggctgggcatggtgtctcCATGGAAGCAGATTTGTGCACCAGTCGTTACATTCTCTGGTTCTTCTTCCTGTCTTTAACGGTTTCTTATTCCCTCTCTTGAACACACTAAACATGATAGACATTACTTCAGTCAGAAATATAAAGGTGCAATCGAGGACTAAATGGAAATATTGATATGTCAAAACTCAAGAGAAAACTAAGATCTGAACAGGaagattatattttatatattgaaTAAATTATTAGAGAACATTTATGCAATGCACTAAACCCGTGTGGATCGTTTAGCCCCAGGAAATGAAGAAATTCAATGTTTCCACAGTTAACTGCGATGTAGGCAAGTTGTCTAACTGTACTTAACTAGTAAATCTACCAGAGATATTACTCAAATTATTTCATAATTTTATCAGAAGGAAGTTGTTAGTACAATTTGTTAGTACAAATTGTTAGTACAAGAGAAGTTTTACacgaaacaaaaacaaaaaagtaAACTCAAAGAAACATCTATTAGGATTCCCatacaataattaaaaaaataacagcGATTTATTTTCAGGGGAACTGCTCAGAGGAATATGTgtaaagagggagaggagagccTTCGTCAGGAGAGCCTTCGTCAGGAGAGCCTTCGTCAGGTGATAGAAGAGTTCCTGCCTGAGGTAAGGTTCCTGACAATGACTGTTGACGAGGTGGTGGAACATGTGTTACCCACCAAGATTTTCACTCCAGATGAGATCATCCCTATTCTCATGAGTATCAAGAACATGAAGAATGTATCACTACCTACAGGATTTTCAAATAACAGAGAGAAGAGGTACTTTGATGACAGTACTCTCAGCAGTATCAGAATACAACTTGGCATAGCTTGTGGAATAAAGCATTTCCAGCCAGGAGAGTTGAGTTTTTTAAGAAAAATTACATTTTCTGAGGCTATCTACCTTAAAAAAATTGTATGTCATGGAAGCATTTTTCAAAATTGCAATACACTGACTATAAAAAATGTTGCAGGTCATGTGATAGCTACGACCAATGTCTCTGGAAAAGAAGCAAATTTTGAAACACCAGTCAGTCTCGCTTCAGGCACTGAGTTTGACTTCTATTCAAACTACGCATGTAACTATCGGCAAACAATCAGTTCCACTTTCACAAGTGGTAGTCTTACCATAAAGGGCACTTTTGTAAGTGGTCTAGGCGATGCAACCTTGTTTTATTGGCGTCTTGGAAACTAAGATTGTAGTGTCATAAGTGGTGAAAATATTATTAAACttaatgaattagacacttgtacaAAACTTGGGTGTCATTGAACCTAGgaagccagccagtgacttcctaGGTTCAATGCTGAGAAAATATGATGGAAAaacaggaggaatttgaggtaatcaatacTTCAGCctgagggacacacacacacgcacacacacattcacacacacacacacacacacacacagtagcaaccggtgaagaggcggggccaggagctaagagtcgacccctgcaaccacaaataggtgagtacacacacacacacacacacacgcactcacacacacacacacacacacacacacacacacacacacacacacacacacacatacacacacacagacgcgtgggtccgtgggatGCAGacatgggtaacaaggctccgagaaccttagtgttgtaaggcgtgcaataacagttagcagtaatcagtggtagtggaacgtcagtgaacaatactagagtgataattaaagttattagttaaaaaaagtgagaggaaagctgaaatcaaaatatttcaaagcgcacACCATTCGGGGtcttaggcactgttgccacattggcagcggtaggcctgaagaagtgacatcacgacaagttgtgtgccattatgcatataaagtgaagtgtatataatgtgaagtgtatactatcatcagtgaagagtgaaatcacatgaggaagcgggatgtatgagaatatatggttataaacatcacgggtgaaggatctccaaaatagggatttaaggcctacgtacgatgacttcgtcatcagcagctggcaacttgtcaccgcaccattgagtGCAAGTttcattcgcctatttgtggtttgcatgttgaaggccctggctggccttgcatactgtttgatactggtcactcactcctgcaagctattaccagaattagaatagaaatagcatagacatagtgaatatagtgttgagtgtgagaaggtagagtccagcgaggagtagagtagtattaattccagtagttattagcagtaagaatacttaggaagctaggaagtcctctcccaaAGTGAACTtggaacaggataataaccagtaataattgatacttaaatccagacacacacacacacacacaaggcgagtattactataagctaggtggcaggacaagcttttaagggcaacattgtaagatggtgcaagggtcaagtcccaggagggttgtggtcaggtcacaagaagttgcggccagtcattacaccgcacaagacacctctcacacacacacacactcacacacacatacacacacacacacacacacacgcacacaggggtagggcagtgttactaccggtagttattagcagtaagaatacttaggaagctaggaagtcctctctcaatgtgaacaaggaatatgataataaccagcaacaattaatacgtaaatccagaaagggcaataagtggagagagtagcataattgggaaagataaatgagactaaatttgtgcctacacaatagatctttcaaccacaccacctacccccccctaaccatccctccctcacacacaagaacacacacacaa
This genomic stretch from Cherax quadricarinatus isolate ZL_2023a chromosome 45, ASM3850222v1, whole genome shotgun sequence harbors:
- the LOC128686490 gene encoding BTB/POZ domain-containing protein 6-like, giving the protein MSSPVFEVMFFGPLAEKEILILSEDPPESFRLLLKYMYCGSTKFLSVKLAMQVYCLASKYQVDALAKICSKFLQRELNASNLPEIYDTAALLKDITLLNKCTQIVRQCSSAVLASPQFCQLSRDSLRQLLQQELCIKYEFEVYEAIVAWGTAQRNMCKEGEESLRQESLRQESLRQVIEEFLPEVRFLTMTVDEVVEHVLPTKIFTPDEIIPILMSIKNMKNVSLPTGFSNNREKRYFDDSTLSSIRIQLGIACGIKHFQPGELSFLRKITFSEAIYLKKIVCHGSIFQNCNTLTIKNVAGHVIATTNVSGKEANFETPVSLASGTEFDFYSNYACNYRQTISSTFTSGSLTIKGTFVSGLGDATLFYWRLGN